Proteins encoded together in one Etheostoma cragini isolate CJK2018 chromosome 11, CSU_Ecrag_1.0, whole genome shotgun sequence window:
- the spegb gene encoding striated muscle-specific serine/threonine-protein kinase isoform X2, with amino-acid sequence MRKAEVQMTLKKGADEAAAPPSPIIPPKRSKASPEQAVPDPPGPGWSTTTPPVFIRKMRNAAVGTGCDIRLKVTVAGDPQPSLYWYHNDDLLNMENQEYGGLWIRDCKPSDAGLYTCIANNHMGEARSSAVLAVLDLGEDSETTEDEGDQFQTKEDGGDVEDQAVHTVMDTCAEDDSRTHGYEDHSVTTRSQSENISKESPPQALPPPSPRLIKRLSTSPMPSRSGSTTPLSLRKKIVVPTDYQDTVPAEFEEKVKQPKYVSQSNTQDYRAQTPVSDYSRKEFTLRPSPKLTRASSKVFEKVRGLEERRRSLDIPEGSISAGSWAGFNRAGSVDSDDGGSRLGISRESSREDLREALKEDAAERRSMFKQRAASLEEKPRYSQKVQDIENKFTEELQRIKKLVGKPHLKKSFSTEQLTLKSRQRQPLRKIEPIPPQVLQKLQERERAQWAKEQREKEHSQQPMQKQVQQGQNKPQSQKTATTVIVSRFGEGAGTPESMQLSDLPGQRSVRELSRVSPVMEIIQRSSSPSLYHQQRAESPSRNVAEMTLRKVVRRPPSPLVQRVSRMQESSQIQESLVQTSQKDETSGRKTPIEVALRKIENRPESPLVQKRAAIVQDLPHQPPPKPPRMSPVTPTEERMEVDSSKQAFKIRIPTIIVEDEKMEEDGHVKSNEPQQNTASAKEGRQLKTKGKNRRPRPMSPELDSSDDSYVSAGEDPMEAPVFEFPLQDTVASAGADVLLKCIIAGTPLPEVTWTKENIEITGTASYAVKVEGERHTLLIKSARISDGGKYCVTAVNQVGKASSSATLTVQAECVQEPKGNLGVRRDISSPITSDEEYLSPLEEGMDFGGPEPKQTFDTRFREPPAFLVTMSDQAVIEGQEVTMSVKISGQPKPMLYWLRNRVTVKSGPRHIVRETEDGAFEMTIKSAVRSDSGIYTCKIINEYGTKQCEGKLEVKAPPVEPGLAVIRPVRDITAKAGETVLFECHVIGPKDTDVDWLADGKLIQPALLNCKMHFDGRKCRLLLNSVHEDDSGTYMCKLSTAKEEVTSCGNLKVIPSIEPLFTRKLDVLEVIEGRNARFDCKVSGTPSPKVIWNHFDHPLTENEDIRILQEGGRHSLFISHVTNEDEGFYTVTARNSHGEAESSAELYIQEPRPAISSQMAKLEKMPSIPEEPEVPENEVERFTMPDFIKPLYDLDVIEGKEALLKCKVAGLPYPTIVWFHNGKRIESTEDRKMTQFRDIHSLVIRSVCHAHGGVYKSVISNKVGKATCYAHLYVTDILPDPPDGTPVIESITGKTITLSWKKPRRLDPSIDASSLMYAIQQQALGSIQWIIIASGLKETTFTITTLSKGVRYAFRVLTITSKAFSKPSPSTDPVQLLDRGPYLQEAPVIIDKPDIVHVMENQSVTITVTLNHVNAAVLWKRRGAVLASKPGLYEMNMPDDDQQTLKLLKVKSADIGEMQFVASNKYGSDSCTFSVEMAAPPTFETIMEDLDVCTGETPRFAVVVEGKPIPDILWFKNDVLLSESSHYTFVYDDNECSLVVLNARPEDSGVYTCTARNLAGSVSCKAELTIHEAKHKTDPMDDEETILRKMRRLTDNYDIHKEIGRGAFSYVKRVIQKVGKMEYAAKFISTRAKKKASARREMNLLSKLDHERILYFQDAFEKKNAVIIITELCHEELLDRFTKKSTVMESDVRSCIRQLIEGMDYLHHLNIIHLDIKPDNILMADSLGDQIRICDFGNAVQITPDEAQYCKYGTPEFVAPEIVNQTPVSKATDIWSIGVIAYLCLTGVSPFAGENDRSSALNIRNYNVAFEESMFAELCREAKGFIIKLLVADRLRPNTQECLRHPWFKILSKGKAISTEALKKFVSRRKWQRSLISYKSKMVMRSIPELLNDSSSHVSIAVPRHLKEGSPLPSSSSDSDEDIDELPFIPMPLNMEFSGSRISLNDIQTNEQETGNQDGTSILSGSPTQAQKAMECDPKETDKEGVELSSKGRLRKRLSQENDKGSSDEESPAELPQKLQLTRKPLRRGSSMESDKPEGGRRRGELRRGGSADSALLLRITPEEEAGEGNQENGRRVLKKAVSMELPRRSTSPGTAKMSQEDYALKLELMRQRLLRGGSVDNKMSGLRGPLLETLGMGDEKRSITSDRYSRTARLGPSPLIRAASSDSAMEDVPKPKVLRKTASFSQGDSEPIALHRRLGAPLEIPLAQVEERRLKEAISMSSLTEQIKLDSRPVTPREPSPKPQTPESIVQECPTKTESEESLMEKEIKTDDIMKEKMDGLTTDCNFDERSSTSGFSEKDMSISEEPMIESESTGQGIPTPPPGAQSSKLEEKMEEERENEQEEKGEIMKEEQERIVSVAEFNEKGHYVSEANVKEEVTLPAKSSDMVITTSSVMVRPTQEYPHQSTNVVSTYVPPSLPARVVLPDGSTSAYASIMQTIMVPAVQPLNDQPLGPSTPIVAPATTSSSVSTDTLVPTSPPATMSSALPGPPKSATMSTIEHAAVYSRVASPEMMTKEPSPPKTTIHSSSQQELSAGFDFKDITSEEVFEARFKKRESSLSRSLKFLSRSKNEDKSQAISPESTESGEEIYRPGPVGAPLQLAPRRLEEKSKSVLDLREAQKDQGFMKRLSMRLKRTPSTERKDETTKEEDSNASRRRLSWTLGRRGSQEKKEVEMTCMDAGDNASVEQEEKELKKPNESPVLAMRRKIESTVAGISTRIRSFSEERKASEDKDTKRTPIISLLRRSTSESRAMKNVSVPQNQLASQASNGASSESLDSMSSLKSETPKVAEAERRSRWDRWGLTRGRRDKTVSQPDIPTAISRENSSLRSRHYSRLASDFPPVFHIKLRDHVLLEGDPVTLSCLPAGSPHPHITWMKDKKPLEIDTRMNMIACPDGRQLLMIMQTTKKDAGVYECVATNPLAAVSSSCTISLARLPNRPGTPEIPQKYNNTALVLWRPSDTIAPCTYSLERKAEGETNWLIVATGVADCYYNVVDLPARRSFRFRVACVNKAGQGPYSNLSQVVSLDASEPAKSSGTVVVKTVPATTPPVVVMSSMKVPPIKPAPSKSTIVTPVPPSTSAPAPSVAKSASPVTIKPTDQVEASRPAVTAPVSTSPSEQAPVQTTNAVQATVSKAKTTISISVSKAQTKLAPPPLVPPKPRSPVNLAPNKPPSSVPQPAPAIGKPISSVPMYVPSAAARVSPPSQSSSTPTTNTRSATPVTLSPPVTVSQPMTVSSPVTVSRPVVVVQSLTPLLQGGDSRSTPSGQVTPSGRATPSGRRTPLGKPGEGSLRQGVPQKPYTFMDEKARGRFGVIRECRENATGNLFMAKIVPYEADSKQTVLQEYDILKSLHHDRIMALHEAYVTPRYLVLISEYCSGKELLFSLIDRFRYSEDDVVTYIVQILQGLDYLHTRRILHLDIKPENIIITYMNVIKIIDFGSAQTYNPLFLKQFSPPIGTLEYMSPEMLKGDVVGPPADIWSVGVLTFIMLSGKSPFIENDPQETEARIQAAKFDLSKLYQNVSQSASLFLKKILCSYPWARPSIKDCFNNSWLQDAYLMRLRRQTLTFTTTRLKEFLADQQRRRQEVATKHKVLLRSYQSSPQTPTSPATPNVPISPSTPLTQ; translated from the exons attCCGAAACAACAGAGGATGAAGGTGACCAATTTCAGACCAAAGAAGATGGTGGGGATGTGGAGGACCAGGCTGTGCACACCG TGATGGACACATGTGCAGAAGATGACAGTAGAACGCATGGATACGAGGATCACTCTGTGACAACCAG GAGCCAGTCAGAGAATATTTCAAAAGAATCCCCCCCACAAGCCCTCCCACCCCCTTCCCCGAGACTCATCAAACGTCTCTCCACTTCTCCAATGCCAAGTCGCTCTGGTTCAACTACACCTCTCAGCTTGCGGAAGAAAATTGTTGTGCCAACGGATTACCAAGACACAGTGCCTGCGGAGTTTGAAGAAAAGGTTAAGCAACCTAAATATGTGTCCCAAAGTAACACCCAAGACTACCGAGCACAAACCCCAGTGAGTGACTACTCCCGGAAAGAATTTACTCTCAGACCATCCCCAAAGCTTACCAGGGCAAGCTCAAAGGTTTTTGAGAAGGTTCGTGGCTTAGAAGAGCGGAGACGAAGCCTCGATATTCCAGAGGGTTCCATCTCAGCAGGATCCTGGGCAGGGTTCAATCGGGCTGGATCTGTAGATTCAGATGATGGAGGAAGCCGCTTGGGCATCTCTAGAGAAAGTTCAAGGGAAGATTTAAGGGAGGCCTTGAAAGAGGATGCTGCTGAACGAAGATCTATGTTTAAACAGAGAGCTGCTTCGCTGGAGGAGAAACCTCGCTACTCCCAAAAAGTTCAGGACATTGAGAACAAGTTCACTGAGGAGCTCCAGCGCATTAAAAAGCTTGTTGGCAAACCTCACCTGAAAAAGTCGTTTTCAACGGAACAGCTTACTCTAAAGAGCAGACAGCGCCAGCCTTTAAGGAAAATTGAACCTATTCCACCACAAGTCCTTCAAAAGCTCCAGGAAAGGGAACGTGCCCAGTGGGCAaaggaacagagagaaaaagaacatagTCAGCAACCAATGCAAAAGCAAGTACAGCAAGGACAAAATAAGCCCCAATCCCAAAAGACAGCAACAACTGTAATAGTCAGTAGATTTGGAGAAGGTGCAGGCACCCCAGAGTCCATGCAGTTATCCGACTTACCAGGACAACGATCAGTGAGAGAATTGAGTCGAGTCAGTCCAGTAATGGAAATCATTCAGAGATCATCATCGCCATCGTTATATCATCAACAAAGGGCAGAGTCGCCAAGCAGAAATGTTGCTGAGATGACACTACGTAAGGTTGTAAGAAGGCCACCAAGTCCGCTTGTACAGAGGGTATCTCGAATGCAGGAATCCTCGCAAATCCAAGAATCGCTTGTGCAAACATCACAAAAGGATGAGACTTCGGGGAGAAAGACGCCAATAGAAGTAGCATTACGAAAAATTGAAAACCGACCTGAAAGTCCATTGGTACAAAAAAGGGCCGCCATTGTGCAAGACCTTCCTCATCAACCTCCTCCGAAACCCCCAAGGATGTCACCGGTCACTCCAACGGAGGAGAGAATGGAAGTGGATTCATCCAAACAAGCCTTCAAGATAAGAATCCCCACAATTATTGTTGAAGACGAAAAGATGGAAGAGGATGGTCATGTGAAGTCTAATGAGCCTCAACAGAATACTGCTAGTGCCAAAGAGGGACGACAGCTGAAGACCAAGGGGAAGAACCGTCGCCCTCGACCCATGTCTCCAGAGTTAG ATTCTTCAGATGATTCTTATGTGTCTGCTGGAGAAGACCCAATGGAGGCCCCTGTATTTGAGTTTCCCCTGCAGGACACTGTAGCATCTGCTGGTGCAGATGTGTTACTAAAATGCATCATTGCCGGCACCCCCCTGCCTGAAG TTACCTGGACAAAAGAGAACATAGAAATAACTGGCACTGCAAGTTACGCGGTCAAAGTAGAGGGTGAACGTCACACCCTGCTCATCAAATCAGCTAGAATAAGTGATGGTGGGAAATACTGTGTAACTGCTGTTAATCAGGTGGGGAAAGCATCCAGCAGTGCCACCCTTACAGTCCAAGCAG AGTGTGTACAGGAACCAAAGGGAAACCTGGGCGTGCGTAGGGATATCAGCAGCCCCATTACATCTGATGAGGAGTATCTCAGTCCCCTGGAGGAAGGCATGGATTTTGGAGGGCCAGAGCCCAAGCAAACATTTGACACACGATTCAGGGAACCCCCTGCATTCCTG GTAACAATGAGTGATCAAGCTGTCATTGAAGGACAGGAAGTTACCATGTCTGTCAAAATAAGTGGACAACCCAAACCCATGCTCTATTG GCTGAGGAACAGAGTTACAGTAAAATCAGGCCCACGTCACATTGTACGTGAGACAGAAGATGGCGCTTTTGAAATGACCATCAAGTCAGCAGTGAGATCGGACTCTGGGATTTACACCTGTAAGATCATTAATGAGTATGGGACAAAGCAGTGTGAAGGAAAGCTGGAGGTAAAAG CGCCACCAGTGGAGCCAGGCCTGGCTGTCATTCGCCCGGTCAGGGACATCACAGCCAAGGCTGGAGAGACAGTTTTGTTTGAGTGTCATGTCATCGGACCAAAGGACACTGATGTGGACTGGCTTGCAGATGGGAAACTGATCCAGCCGGCGTTGCTCAACTGTAAGATGCACTTTGATGGGAGAAAGTGCCGGCTCCTGCTCAACTCCGTACACGAGGATGACAGTGGCACGTACATGTGCAAGCTCAGCACAGCTAAAG AGGAAGTGACTTCATGTGGCAACCTCAAAGTCATCCCTTCAATTGAACCTCTCTTCACTCGCAAGCTGGATGTTCTAGAAGTGATCGAGGGTCGCAATGCTCGATTTGACTGCAAAGTCAGTGGGACGCCATCTCCTAAGGTCATCTGGAACCACTTTG accATCCGCTCACAGAAAATGAAGACATTCGTATTCTTCAGGAAGGAGGCCGGCActctcttttcatttctcaTGTGACCAATGAGGATGAAGGCTTTTACACCGTGACCGCCCGTAACAGTCACGGCGAGGCAGAGAGCTCCGCCGAACTTTACATACAAGAGCCTCGGCCAGCCATCTCCTCACAGAT GGCTAAACTGGAGAAGATGCCATCGATCCCAGAGGAGCCAGAGGTCCCAGAGAATGAGGTGGAGCGTTTCACTATGCCTGACTTCATCAAACCCCTTTATGACCTGGATGTGATCGAGGGAAAAGAGGCTCTGCTGAAATGTAAAGTTGCTGGGTTGCCATACCCCACCATCGTCTGGTTCCACAATGGCAAAAGGATTGAGAGCACCGAGGACAGAAAGATGACACAGT TCCGTGACATCCACAGCCTGGTCATCCGCTCTGTATGCCATGCCCATGGTGGCGTCTACAAGAGTGTCATCTCTAACAAAGTTGGCAAGGCCACCTGCTACGCTCATCTCTATGTCACAG ATATCCTCCCTGACCCTCCCGATGGCACTCCAGTGATAGAGTCCATCACTGGTAAAACAATCACCTTGAGCTGGAAGAAACCAAGGAGGCTGGACCCTTCCATTG ATGCCAGCTCCCTGATGTATGCCATCCAACAACAAGCCCTGGGCTCCATCCAGTGGATCATCATCGCTTCTGGCTTGAAGGAGACCACCTTCACCATCACCACCCTCTCCAAAGGTGTGCGCTATGCTTTCAGGGTCCTGACCATCACCTCTAAAGCCTTCAGCAAGCCCTCGCCTTCCACCGACCCAGTGCAGCTTCTGGACCGAG GTCCCTATCTTCAGGAGGCTCCAGTGATAATTGATAAGCCAGATATTGTCCATGTGATGGAAAACCAGTCAGTCACTATCACTGTCACCCTCAATCACGTCAATGCAGCAGTCCTATGGAAGAG GAGGGGAGCGGTCCTTGCCAGCAAGCCAGGCCTGTATGAGATGAATATGCCAGATGATGACCAGCAAACGCTGAAGCTACTTAAAGTCAAGAGTGCTGACATCGGAGAGATGCAATTTGTGGCCTCCAACAAGTATGGCAGTGACAGTTGTACCTTCAGCGTTGAGATGGCAG CTCCACCAACATTTGAAACCATCATGGAGGACCTGGATGTTTGTACCGGGGAGACGCCTCGCTTTGCTGTGGTTGTGGAGGGCAAACCCATTCCTGACATCCTCTGGTTCAAG AATGATGTCCTGCTGTCGGAGAGCAGTCATTACACATTTGTGTACGATGATAATGAATGCTCCCTGGTGGTCCTCAACGCTCGCCCAGAAGACTCCGGGGTTTACACCTGCACTGCCAGGAACTTGGCAGGATCTGTGTCCTGTAAAGCTGAACTCACTATTCATGAAG CTAAACATAAAACGGATCCAATGGACGATGAGGAGACTATTCTAAGAAAAATGCGCAGACTCACTGACAACTAtgacattcacaaagaaattggAAG AGGTGCATTTTCTTACGTGAAACGTGTGATCCAAAAGGTTGGCAAAATGGAGTATGCTGCAAAGTTTATCTCCACAAGGGCCAAGAAGAAGGCGTCTGCTCGGAGAGAGATGAACCTGCTTTCCAAGCTGGACCACGAGAGAATCCTTTACTTTCAGGATGCCTTCGAGAAAAAGAATGCAGTCATCATCATCACGGAATT ATGCCATGAAGAGCTGCTTGACagatttacaaagaaatctACAGTAATGGAGTCTGAT GTGCGGTCGTGTATAAGACAACTGATTGAGGGCATGGACTACCTTCATCATCTAAACATCATACACCTGGACATTAAG CCTGATAACATCCTCATGGCAGACTCTCTGGGTGATCAGATCCGAATCTGTGACTTTGGTAACGCAGTGCAGATCACACCTGATGAGGCTCAATACTGCAAATATGGCACACCAGAATTTGTCGCACCAGAAATTGTCAATCAGACCCCTGTGTCAAAAGCAACAGACATCTG GTCAATTGGAGTTATCGCATACCTGTG TCTGACGGGAGTTTCTCCATTTGCTGGAGAGAATGACCGCAGCTCCGCACTGAACATCCGGAACTATAACGTGGCCTTTGAAGAGAGCATGTTTGCTGAGCTTTGCCGAGAGGCTAAAGGGTTCATCATAAAACTGCTGGTAGCAGACAGGCT GAGACCTAATACTCAAGAATGTCTCCGACACCCCTGGTTCAAG ATACTGAGCAAGGGGAAGGCCATAAGTACAGAGGCCCTGAAGAAGTTTGTATCTCGCAGAAAATGGCAG CGTTCACTAATCAGCTATAAATCAAAAATGGTCATGAGGTCCATACCTGAGTTGCTAAACGATTCCTCCAGTCATGTCTCCATTGCCGTTCCTAGACATCTTAAAGAAGGTTCCCCTTTGCCATCATCATCTTCAGATTCTGATGAAGACATTGATGAACTGCCATTTATTCCAATGCCACTTAACATGGAATTTTCTGGATCAAGGATATCACTTAATGACATCCAGACCAATgagcaggaaacaggaaaccaGGACGGAACAAGTATATTGTCTGGGTCTCCTACTCAAGCCCAGAAGGCAATGGAGTGTGACCCTAAAGAAACAGATAAAGAAGGGGTTGAATTATCAAGTAAAGGCCGCCTGCGGAAAAGGTTGTCACAAGAAAATGACAAGGGTTCCTCAGATGAAGAATCCCCTGCTGAATTGCCTCAAAAGTTACAGCTGACTAGAAAACCTCTGCGAAGGGGTTCAAGCATGGAGTCAGACAAACCAGAGGGTGGACGACGAAGAGGAGAGCTAAGACGTGGAGGCTCAGCCGACAGTGCATTGCTGCTTCGGATTACACCGGAGGAAGAAGCTGGAGAAGGAAACCAAGAGAATGGGAGGAGAGTTCTCAAGAAAGCTGTCTCTATGGAACTACCGAGGAGGAGCACCAGCCCAGGAACTGCCAAGATGAGTCAAGAAGACTATGCTCTTAAACTGGAGCTGATGAGACAGCGACTGCTTCGTGGTGGCTCTGTGGACAACAAGATGAGTGGGCTGAGAGGACCTCTGTTGGAAACATTAGGAATGGGAGATGAAAAACGTTCAATAACCTCAGATCGCTACTCTCGTACTGCTCGTTTGGGCCCATCCCCACTAATCAGAGCTGCATCCAGCGACTCTGCAATGGAGGACGTTCCAAAACCTAAAGTTTTGCGCAAAACTGCTTCCTTCAGTCAAGGTGATTCCGAGCCCATAGCTCTACATCGCCGTTTAGGAGCTCCCTTGGAGATACCCTTGGCACAGGTAGAAGAGAGAAGGCTCAAGGAGGCTATATCTATGTCATCTCTCACTGAGCAAATCAAGCTAGACTCCCGTCCAGTAACTCCCAGGGAACCTTCACCAAAACCGCAGACACCTGAGTCCATTGTGCAGGAATGTCCAACCAAAACAGAAAGTGAGGAGTCATTAATGGAGAAAGAGATAAAGACTGATGACATAATGAAGGAAAAGATGGATGGGCTGACCACAGATTGTAATTTTGATGAGAGATCAAGCACAAGTGGTTTCTCAGAGAAGGACATGAGCATTTCAGAAGAACCAATGATTGAATCAGAGTCTACGGGCCAGGGAATTCCTACACCTCCTCCTGGGGCCCAAAGCTCAAAACTTGAAGAGAaaatggaggaagaaagagagaacgagcaagaagaaaaaggagagattATGAAAGAGGAACAGGAAAGAATTGTCAGTGTTGctgaatttaatgaaaaaggACATTACGTCTCTGAAGCAAATGTAAAAGAAGAAGTAACTTTGCCTGCAAAATCTTCTGATATGGTCATTACCACAAGCTCAGTTATGGTGAGACCTACACAGGAATATCCCCATCAATCAACAAATGTTGTGTCAACTTATGTACCACCCTCGCTTCCTGCTCGAGTTGTCCTTCCAGATGGAAGCACGTCAGCATATGCAAGTATTATGCAGACCATCATGGTCCCTGCAGTTCAGCCTCTCAATGACCAACCTTTAGGCCCTTCCACACCCATTGTTGCTCCAGCCACCACATCATCCTCAGTATCAACTGATACATTGGTACCCACTTCTCCACCTGCCACCATGTCCTCTGCTTTACCTGGTCCACCAAAGTCAGCCACTATGTCAACCATTGAGCATGCTGCGGTGTACTCCCGGGTAGCATCACCAGAAATGATGACAAAAGAACCCAGTCCACCGAAGACTACCATACATTCTTCATCCCAACAAGAACTCTCAGCAGGATTTGACTTCAAGGACATTACCTCTGAAGAGGTCTTTGAAGCACGCTTCAAAAAACGTGAATCGTCCCTCTCAAGAAGTCTCAAATTTCTGTCGCGGTCAAAAAATGAGGACAAATCCCAAGCAATTTCACCAGAATCCACAGAATCAGGTGAAGAAATATACAGACCGGGGCCAGTTGGTGCACCATTGCAATTAGCACCAAGGAGACTTGAGGAGAAGTCAAAGTCAGTCTTGGACCTTCGTGAAGCTCAAAAGGACCAAGGCTTTATGAAAAGGCTCTCTATGCGCCTGAAGAGAACTCCGTCAACTGAGCGCAAGGACGAAACAACCAAAGAAGAGGATTCCAATGCTTCAAGACGTAGGCTTTCTTGGACTCTCGGCCGAAGAGGGTCACAGGAGAAGAAGGAAGTGGAGATGACGTGCATGGACGCTGGAGATAATGCGTCAGTGGAACAAGAGGAAAAGGAGCTAAAGAAACCTAATGAATCGCCAGTCTTGGCAATGCGCAGAAAGATTGAATCAACAGTGGCGGGTATCTCTACAAGAATTCGCAGTTTCTCAGAGGAAAGGAAAGCATCAGAGGACAAGGACACCAAGAGGACACCCATTATTTCATTGCTTCGTCGTTCAACGTCAGAGAGCCGTGCTATGAAGAATGTCAGTGTTCCTCAGAACCAGCTGGCATCTCAGGCCAGTAATGGTGCCTCATCAGAATCTCTAGACTCCATGTCCAGCCTAAAGTCAGAAACACCTAAGG TTGCGGAGGCTGAGCGCAGATCCCGCTGGGACAGATGGGGCCTGACCAGAGGGAGGCGAGACAAGACCGTATCACAGCCGGACATACCAACAGCAATCTCCAGAGAAAATAGTTCCTTACGTTCACGCCATTACTCCAGACTAGCTTCTG ATTTTCCTCCAGTATTCCACATTAAGCTAAGAGATCATGTCCTGTTGGAGGGGGATCCAGTCACACTCAGCTGTCTGCCAGCAGGCAGCCCCCACCCGCACATCACCTGGATGAAAG ATAAGAAGCCGCTGGAGATTGATACCAGGATGAACATGATTGCCTGCCCTGATGGCCGGCAGCTACTGATGATCATGCAGACCACCAAAAAGGATGCAGGGGTCTATGAGTGTGTTGCAACAAACCCCCTGGCCGCAGTGTCCAGCTCTTGCACAATATCTCTTGCTC gtcTGCCTAATCGTCCTGGGACTCCTGAAATACCTCAGAAGTACAACAACACAGCCCTGGTACTGTGGAGGCCCTCAGACACAATAGCCCCCTGCACATACTCTctggagagaaaagcagagg GTGAGACCAACTGGTTGATCGTGGCTACAGGGGTGGCCGACTGTTATTACAATGTGGTTGACTTGCCAGCACGACGCTCCTTCAGGTTCAGGGTGGCATGTGTCAATAAAGCTGGGCAGGGCCCCTATAGCAACCTCTCACAAGTAGTAAGCCTGGATGCTTCAG AACCAGCTAAATCCAGTGGTACTGTGGTGGTCAAGACTGTCCCGGCAACTACTCCCCCTGTGGTGGTGATGTCATCAATGAAAGTGCCTCCCATTAAACCAGCTCCCAGTAAATCCACAATAGTAACACCAGTCCCTCCCTCAACTTCAGCTCCTGCTCCCTCTGTGGCTAAATCTGCTTCTCCAGTGACCATCAAACCCACTGACCAGGTTGAAGCTAGCCGCCCTGCTGTGACTGCGCCCGTAAGTACGTCTCCCTCTGAACAAGCTCCTGTTCAGACCACCAACGCTGTCCAAGCCACGGTATCCAAAGCCAAGACCACCATCAGCATTAGTGTGAGCAAAGCCCAAACCAAATTGGCCCCACCCCCCCTTGTCCCACCCAAACCTCGGAGTCCTGTAAATTTAGCCCCCAATAAACCTCCGTCTTCCGTACCACAACCTGCACCTGCCATCGGGAAACCTATTTCATCTGTTCCTATGTATGTGCCATCCGCGGCTGCGCGGGTTTCTCCACCTTCGCAATCTAGTTCCACACCGACAACTAACACCCGTTCAGCCACTCCCGTGACTCTGTCACCACCAGTGACTGTGTCACAACCCATGACTGTCTCGTCACCGGTGACTGTCTCACGGCCCGTGGTGGTGGTGCAGAGCTTGACACCACTGCTGCAGGGAGGGGACAGCCGGAGTACCCCATCTGGACAGGTCACACCATCTGGACGGGCCACACCTTCGGGACGCAGGACGCCTTTGGGCAAGCCTGGAGAGGGATCTCTGCGCCAGGGAGTTCCACAGAAACCTTACACCTTCATGGATGAAAAAGCAAG GGGTCGGTTTGGTGTGATCCGTGAGTGCCGGGAAAACGCCACGGGCAACCTCTTTATGGCCAAGATTGTTCCATATGAGGCTGACAGCAAGCAGACGGTGCTGCAGGAATATGACATCCTCAAATCACTTCATCATGACAGGATCATGGCCCTGCATGAAGCTTACGTCACACCACGCTACTTGGTGCTGATCTCGGAGTACTGCAGTGGGAAGGAGCTGCTCTTCAGCCTCATTGACAG GTTCCGTTACTCCGAGGATGACGTGGTCACTTATATTGTGCAGATCCTCCAGGGTCTGGACTATCTCCATACCCGACGCATCCTCCACCTGGACATCAAGCCGGAGAACATTATCATCACCTACATGAACGTCATCAAGATCATTGACTTTGGCAGCGCTCAGACTTACAACCCTCTTTTCCTCAAGCAGTTCAGCCCTCCTATTGGGACCCTTGAGTATATGT CTCCAGAGATGTTGAAAGGGGATGTTGTCGGTCCTCCAGCTGACATCTGGAGCGTGGGTGTATTGACTTTCATCAT GTTAAGCGGCAAGTCGCCTTTCATTGAAAATGATCCTCAGGAGACTGAAGCCAGGATCCAGGCGGCAAAGTTTGACCTCTCTAAACTCTACCAGAATGTGTCCCAAAGTGCCTCTCTGTTTCTTAAAAAGATCCTCTGTAGCTACCCTTG GGCCCGTCCCTCTATTAAGGACTGCTTCAATAACTCCTGGCTTCAGGATGCCTACCTGATGCGTCTTCGCAGGCAGACTCTCACCTTTACAACTACCCGTCTCAAGGAATTCTTGGCCGACCAGCAGCGCAGGCGACAGGAGGTGGCCACCAAGCACAAAGTCCTGCTGCGGTCCTACCAGAGCTCGCCACAAACCCCCACCAGCCCCGCCACGCCAAATGTGCCAATTTCACCCTCCACACCTCTCACCCAATGA